The proteins below are encoded in one region of Brassica napus cultivar Da-Ae chromosome A6, Da-Ae, whole genome shotgun sequence:
- the LOC106352406 gene encoding uncharacterized protein LOC106352406 isoform X1, with product MFVITRLICRRIHGTSDVTVPKLSGFSILSPKHVEVEYADGTKFKFSSEFLRVNSPAADGKIRSIGGDKVISGRRYVGIMSAEPVGNYGVRLVFDDLHRTGIYPWDYFYELGSNKFSLMRNYIKTLQKHRLSREPPPPRRK from the exons ATGTTTGTGATTACGAGATTGATTTGCCGGAGAATCCATGGCACAAGCGATGTTACTGTTCCGAAGCTCTCAGGATTCTCTATTCTATCTCCCAAACAC GTTGAGGTAGAATATGCAGATGGCACCAAATTCAAATTCTCTTCAGAGTTTCTGAGAGTCAATAGTCCAGCTGCTGATGGAAAAATCAGATCAATCGGTGGTGACAAG gtgatatCTGGAAGGCGGTATGTAGGAATCATGTCTGCAGAACCGGTGGGAAACTATGGGGTAAG GTTAGTGTTTGATGACTTGCATAGAACAGGGATATATCCATGGGATTATTTCTACGAGCTTGGGAGCAATAAGTTTAGTCTCATGAGAAACTATATCAAGACTCTCCAAAAGCATCGTCTCAGCCGTGAACCTCCTCCTCCGAGAAGGAAATGA
- the LOC106352406 gene encoding uncharacterized protein LOC106352406 isoform X2, with protein sequence MFVITRLICRRIHGTSDVTVPKLSGFSILSPKHVEVEYADGTKFKFSSEFLRVNSPAADGKIRSIGGDKVISGRRYVGIMSAEPVGNYGVRDISMGLFLRAWEQ encoded by the exons ATGTTTGTGATTACGAGATTGATTTGCCGGAGAATCCATGGCACAAGCGATGTTACTGTTCCGAAGCTCTCAGGATTCTCTATTCTATCTCCCAAACAC GTTGAGGTAGAATATGCAGATGGCACCAAATTCAAATTCTCTTCAGAGTTTCTGAGAGTCAATAGTCCAGCTGCTGATGGAAAAATCAGATCAATCGGTGGTGACAAG gtgatatCTGGAAGGCGGTATGTAGGAATCATGTCTGCAGAACCGGTGGGAAACTATGGGGTAAG GGATATATCCATGGGATTATTTCTACGAGCTTGGGAGCAATAA
- the LOC106352406 gene encoding uncharacterized protein LOC106352406 isoform X3 → MFVITRLICRRIHGTSDVTVPKLSGFSILSPKHVEVEYADGTKFKFSSEFLRVNSPAADGKIRSIGGDKVISGRRYVGIMSAEPVGNYGVSV, encoded by the exons ATGTTTGTGATTACGAGATTGATTTGCCGGAGAATCCATGGCACAAGCGATGTTACTGTTCCGAAGCTCTCAGGATTCTCTATTCTATCTCCCAAACAC GTTGAGGTAGAATATGCAGATGGCACCAAATTCAAATTCTCTTCAGAGTTTCTGAGAGTCAATAGTCCAGCTGCTGATGGAAAAATCAGATCAATCGGTGGTGACAAG gtgatatCTGGAAGGCGGTATGTAGGAATCATGTCTGCAGAACCGGTGGGAAACTATGGG GTTAGTGTTTGA
- the LOC106352406 gene encoding uncharacterized protein LOC106352406 isoform X4, producing MFVITRLICRRIHGTSDVTVPKLSGFSILSPKHVEVEYADGTKFKFSSEFLRVNSPAADGKIRSIGGDKVISGRRYVGIMSAEPVGNYGVR from the exons ATGTTTGTGATTACGAGATTGATTTGCCGGAGAATCCATGGCACAAGCGATGTTACTGTTCCGAAGCTCTCAGGATTCTCTATTCTATCTCCCAAACAC GTTGAGGTAGAATATGCAGATGGCACCAAATTCAAATTCTCTTCAGAGTTTCTGAGAGTCAATAGTCCAGCTGCTGATGGAAAAATCAGATCAATCGGTGGTGACAAG gtgatatCTGGAAGGCGGTATGTAGGAATCATGTCTGCAGAACCGGTGGGAAACTATGGGGTAAGGTAA
- the LOC106349259 gene encoding glycosyltransferase family 92 protein RCOM_0530710-like, with protein MKIRRKLGGVCGSDVVVSWRLFFWFVVLFVFSFVLFSTMFVFKGKFRPVVRSVRSFSTARAVMGDSATLSPAVSIREAVKLPEQTLVFLKYPPSLRLFTKDDLICVFSSGDDSPKLRKEKPEAVDSDKFGGQIVRCPETPPGYTVSLAISRWTMDDHLAAGPTHQWDWLVYDAVIDHDNSTVVFVKGLNLKPGKVADVSRYECVYGWDFAKHNRLIRSDVISAAQEIVRCRTPLTVLNGPKSAHGPVKVSVRIKGGTGMLPSIAQPDRIVHPPRRKPFEMCVCTMTRNAAAVLREWVMYHAGIGVQRWFIYDNNSDDDIIAEIKDLERRGYNVSRHFWPWIKTQEAGFSNCAIRARNDCDWIAFIDVDEFYYIRSGESLTSIIRNYTASAEIGEIRTPCHSFGPSGLRNRPRGGVTEGYTCRVILPERHKSILKPESMNATLINVVHHFHLKDGFTFADVDKEVMVINHYKYQVWEVFKEKFYRRVATYVADWQNDENVGSRDRAPGLGTRPVEPPDWPERFCEVNDTGLRDQVLEKFKDNKLQRLIWEKEEDEGSRRAHNRID; from the exons ATGAAAATTCGTAGGAAGCTCGGTGGTGTATGCGGGAGCGACGTCGTTGTCTCGTGGAGGTTGTTTTTCTGGTTCGTCGTGCTGTTTGTCTTCTCCTTCGTCCTCTTCTCCACCATGTTCGTCTTCAAAg GGAAGTTTCGTCCCGTGGTACGTTCGGTGCGAAGCTTCTCAACGGCCAGAGCGGTTATGGGAGACTCTGCAACGCTGTCTCCCGCGGTTTCGATTCGCGAAGCGGTGAAACTACCTGAGCAGACACTTGTTTTCCTAAAATACCCTCCGTCTCTTCGGTTATTTACCAAAGACGATCTCATTTGCGTTTTCTCTTCCGGCGACGATTCCCCGAAGCTAAGGAAGGAGAAACCGGAGGCCGTGGACAGCGACAAATTCGGCGGCCAGATCGTACGGTGTCCTGAAACGCCACCTGGCTACACCGTGTCGCTTGCCATCTCGAGATGGACGATGGATGATCACCTTGCCGCTGGTCCCACTCACCAGTGGGATTGGCTGGTTTACGACGCCGTCATCGACCACGATAACTCCACGGTGGTTTTCGTCAAGGGACTTAATCTAAAGCCGGGGAAAGTTGCTGACGTGTCGAGGTACGAGTGCGTGTACGGCTGGGATTTCGCGAAACACAATCGGTTAATAAGATCAGACGTGATCTCTGCGGCGCAGGAGATCGTACGGTGTAGAACACCGTTAACAGTGTTAAACGGCCCAAAATCAGCCCATGGGCCGGTTAAAGTTTCGGTTCGAATCAAAGGAGGAACCGGTATGCTCCCATCGATCGCTCAACCGGATCGGATCGTTCACCCACCGCGACGGAAACCGTTCGAGATGTGCGTTTGCACCATGACGCGAAACGCAGCCGCGGTTCTGAGAGAGTGGGTGATGTACCACGCCGGAATCGGCGTTCAGCGGTGGTTTATCTACGATAACAACAGCGACGACGACATAATCGCTGAGATCAAGGATCTCGAGCGACGCGGTTACAACGTCTCACGACATTTCTGGCCGTGGATCAAAACTCAGGAAGCCGGATTCTCGAATTGCGCGATCCGCGCGAGGAACGATTGCGATTGGATCGCGTTCATCGACGTCGATGAGTTCTACTACATCCGCTCCGGTGAAAGCCTAACAAGCATCATCAGAAACTACACTGCCTCCGCCGAGATCGGAGAAATCAGAACGCCGTGCCACAGCTTCGGACCGTCGGGGTTGAGAAATCGTCCTCGAGGTGGAGTCACGGAGGGATACACTTGCCGTGTGATTTTACCGGAGAGGCACAAGAGCATACTCAAGCCGGAATCGATGAACGCGACGCTGATCAACGTGGTGCATCATTTTCATCTGAAAGATGGATTCACGTTTGCTGACGTGGATAAGGAGGTTATGGTAATTAATCACTATAAATATCAGGTGTGGGAAGTTTTCAAGGAGAAGTTTTATAGGAGAGTCGCGACTTACGTGGCGGATTGGCAAAACGATGAGAATGTCGGGTCGAGAGATCGGGCGCCCGGTTTGGGAACCCGACCCGTTGAGCCGCCTGATTGGCCTGAGAGATTTTGCGAGGTTAATGATACGGGGCTTAGAGATCAGGTGTTAGAGAAATTTAAAGACAATAAATTACAACGTTTGATATGGGAAAAGGAGGAAGACGAAGGCTCACGACGGGCCCATAATAGGATAGATTGA